The following DNA comes from Armatimonadota bacterium.
GAGGGCCGCGAGCTGCGACCCCATGGTCCCGGCCCCCAACACCGCGGCGCGCTGGATGGCGACCCTCATGCCTCCCTCCTTTCCAGCCCCCGCAGGAAGAGGTCCGAAAACCACCGGGCGAAGTGGGCGTGCCCCTGTGGGCCGTCCGGCCGGAACCACTGGGTGAACCAGTTGCAGGCCCCGAGGAGGGCGAAACTGGCGGCCTTGACGTCCACCTCCCGGAACTCCCCGCGGGCAACACCCTCCTCCAGGACCTCCCGGAACAGGGCTTCGTACCGATCCCGGCGTGCCACCATCTCCCGGCGGCGTGCCGGAGAGAGGGACTTCAGCTCCACGTGGAGGATGGTGAGCTCATCCCGGAGGCTGGCGGCCACCGCCAGGTGGGCGGCGATGGCGTCCTGGAGGCGACGGGCGGCGGAGGAGGGAGCTCTGGCGATGGGCTCTACCGCGCTCATCAGACGCGACATGGCCCGGTCCATGATCTCCCACAGCAGATCCTCCTTGGCCGCGATGTAGTGGTAGAGGCTTCCCCGCTGGATCCCGAGGGCCTCCGCGAGGTTCTGCATGGAGGTGGCGTGGTACCCGCGCTCCCGGAACAGCCGCACCGCCGCGGCCAGAAGCTCCTCGTGGCGGGGACGGACCAAGCTTTGGACCACGGTGTCTACCGAACGTTTGGTAGGACCATGGTAGGACCACCCGGGGGTCGTGTCAAACACTGCAGACCTTTCCTGAGGCGCGGCTCCAGCCGGGCCCGCGCTACAATGGGCCGGAAGGCGGAGGGAAGAGATGGAGTGCGGGGTGGTGGGAGCTCTCCGGGAGGCCCTGGGGCCCGAGAAGGTCAGCACCACGGACTCCGTGCTGGACGCCCACGGCCGGGACGAGGGGTACCCGGAGGCGCGGCCGCCCGTGGCCGTGGCGTTCGCGGAGCGGCTGGCGGATGTGCAGGCGGTGCTGCGGGTGGCGCGGGCGTTCCGGGTGCCCGTGATTCCCTTTGGGGCCGGCACGAGCCTGGAAGGCGCCCTGGTCCCATTGGGAGCCGCCATCAGCCTGGACCTCTCCCGCATGAACCGGATCCTGGAGGTGCGGCCCGAGGATTTCCTCGCGGTGGTAGAGCCCGGCGTCACCTACGTGGCTCTCAACCGGGCCGTGCGGCGGGCTGGGCTCTTCTTCCCCGTGGACCCCGGGGCCGAGGCAACGCTTGGGGGGATGGCGGCCACCAACGCCAGCGGCACCATGACGGTGCGATACGGCGGGATGCGGCAGAACGTCCTGAGCCTCCAGGTGGTGCTGGCCTCCGGGGAGGTGCTGGAGCTGGGACGGGGCGTGCGCAAGACAAGTTCCGGATACGACCTGAAGGACCTGTTCATCGGCTCGGAGGGGACCCTGGGGGTGATCACGCGCCTGGTGGTGCGCCTCCACCCCCTACCTGTCCATGTGCACACCGTGCGCGCATTTTTCCCCTCCGTGCTGGAAGCCGCTCAGGCTGCGTACGCCCTCATGGCTTCGGGCCTGCCCGTGGCCCGGCTGGAGCTCCTGGATGCGGCGGCCATGGCGGCCATCAACGCCTTCCTCCACCGCAACTACCTGGAGCAGCCGGCCCTGTTCGTGGAGTTCCACGCCAGCAGCGAAGCGGCCATGCGCCAGGAAGCACAGACCGCGCTGGAGCTGGTGCGCAGCTGCGGGGCGACGTCTTTGGACGTGGCCCGCACACCGGAGGAGCGGTCGGCCCAGTGGGAGGCCCGGCACCGGGCGTATTGGGCATTTACGCACCAGTTCCCCGGCCACCGGTTCCTCACCACGGATGTGGCGGTGCCGCTCTCCCGACTGCCCGAGATGGTGGCCTTCGCCCAGGCCCTACTCCGGGAGTTCCGGCTGCCGGGCAGGATCGTGGGGCACGTGGGGGATGGCAACTTCCACGTGCTGGTGGCGGTGCGACCGGAGGAGTACGATCGGGCGGAGGCCTACAGCGAACGGCTCGTGCGCAGGGCTCTGGAGGTGGGCGGGACGGCCAGCGGGGAGCATGGGGTGGGGCTGCGCAAGCGGAAGTACCTGGAGGTGGAGCATGGGCCGGCGCGCGAGTGGATGCGGCGGATCAAAGCCCTCCTGGATCCTGATGGAATTCTGAATCCAGGCAAGGGTGCGGGGTAACTTGTGCCCTCCGGATTCCCAAGACCGGTCTCCCCAGCCTTCTAGGCTCCTTCCACCACCCGCAATCGGTCCGGGGGCACGTCTACGTACACCTCCTGCGCGGTCTGTAGCCGCAGGTCCCGCGGCACGTCCACCAACCACCGCGACCCGTCGGTCTCCACCGTGCATCGGCGGACCGAGCCCAAAAAGGTGATGGACCGGATGTGGCCGCGCAGGAGGTTGGGGCTTCCCTCGGGCGCGTCCACGTGGACACGGACCTCTTCGGGCCGGACCGCCAGCACCGCCCGTGCCCCCGGGGCTCCCACGTCGGCCACCTGCAGCACCACACCGCCGGTTTCAAACCGTCCCGGCCCTACCCACCGCCCCTCGAGGAAGTTGGCGAGTCCGACGAACTCTGCCACGAACCGGTTGCGGGGTCGGAGGTACACGTCTTCCGGTGTCCCCACCTGCAGGATTCTCCCGTCGTTCATCACCGCGATACGGTCCGACAGGGCCAGTGCCTCCTCCTGATCGTGCGTGACGTAAATGGTGGTTTGCCCCAGTCGGCGCTGGAGCTCCCGTAACTCCTCCCGGACCCGGAGACGCAGCTTCGCGTCCAGGTTGCTCAGAGGCTCGTCCAGCAGCAGCACCTCGGGTTCCACCACCAATGCGCGGGCGAGGGCCACCCGCTGCTGCTGGCCTCCGCTTAGCTGGTGGGGGTACTTGCGCTCCTGCCCGGTAAGGCCCACCAGATCGAGGATCTGGTGCACCCGTTCCCGCGCCTCCGTCCGGGGCACGCGGCGCATCCGCAGGCCGTAGCCCACGTTCTCCTCCACCGTCATGTGGGGAAACAGGGCATACTCCTGGAAGACCATAGCCGTCCCGCGTGTGTGGGGGGGGCAGCTGGGTGATGCGGCGGTCCCGCAAATATACGTCGCCCCCGTCCGGCAGGTGGAACCCGGCCACGATCCGCAACAGGGTCGTCTTCCCGCAGCCCGAGGGGCCGAGGAGGGTGAAAAAACACCCTTCCTCGATGTCCAGGGAGACCCCGTCCACCACGGTAGTCGCGCCGAACCGCTTGACCACGTCCACCAAGCTCAGGTGCGCGGCCACCACTACCCCATCCCCACGGGTCGCAGCGCCCGCCCCGCAGCCAGGCGGGCCAAAGCCAGCCCGGTGAAGGTCACTACCAGCAGCATGGTGGTGAGTGCTGCAGCCCCACCCCAGATCCCGTTGCCGATCATGTTCAGGATCGCGAAGGTGGCTACCACATTCCCGGGAG
Coding sequences within:
- a CDS encoding TetR/AcrR family transcriptional regulator; this encodes MVQSLVRPRHEELLAAAVRLFRERGYHATSMQNLAEALGIQRGSLYHYIAAKEDLLWEIMDRAMSRLMSAVEPIARAPSSAARRLQDAIAAHLAVAASLRDELTILHVELKSLSPARRREMVARRDRYEALFREVLEEGVARGEFREVDVKAASFALLGACNWFTQWFRPDGPQGHAHFARWFSDLFLRGLERREA
- a CDS encoding FAD-binding oxidoreductase produces the protein MECGVVGALREALGPEKVSTTDSVLDAHGRDEGYPEARPPVAVAFAERLADVQAVLRVARAFRVPVIPFGAGTSLEGALVPLGAAISLDLSRMNRILEVRPEDFLAVVEPGVTYVALNRAVRRAGLFFPVDPGAEATLGGMAATNASGTMTVRYGGMRQNVLSLQVVLASGEVLELGRGVRKTSSGYDLKDLFIGSEGTLGVITRLVVRLHPLPVHVHTVRAFFPSVLEAAQAAYALMASGLPVARLELLDAAAMAAINAFLHRNYLEQPALFVEFHASSEAAMRQEAQTALELVRSCGATSLDVARTPEERSAQWEARHRAYWAFTHQFPGHRFLTTDVAVPLSRLPEMVAFAQALLREFRLPGRIVGHVGDGNFHVLVAVRPEEYDRAEAYSERLVRRALEVGGTASGEHGVGLRKRKYLEVEHGPAREWMRRIKALLDPDGILNPGKGAG